Proteins from one Mus caroli chromosome 3, CAROLI_EIJ_v1.1, whole genome shotgun sequence genomic window:
- the Vtcn1 gene encoding V-set domain-containing T-cell activation inhibitor 1, giving the protein MASLGQIIFWSIINIIIILAGAIALIIGFGISGKHFITVTTFTSAGNIGEDGTLSCTFEPDIKLNGIVIQWLKEGIKGLVHEFKEGKDDLSQQHEMFRGRTAVFADQVVVGNASLRLKNVQLTDAGTYTCYIRTSKGKGNANLEYKTGAFSMPEINVDYNASSESLRCEAPRWFPQPTVAWASQVDQGANFSEVSNTSFELNSENVTMKVVSVLYNVTINNTYSCMIENDIAKATGDIKVTDSEVKRRSQLQLLNSGPSLCVSSSAFAAGWAFLSLSCCLMLR; this is encoded by the exons TATtattaacatcatcatcatcctggCTGGGGCCATCGCACTCATCATTGGCTTTGGCATTTCAG GCAAGCACTTCATCACGGTCACGACCTTCACCTCAGCTGGAAACATTGGAGAGGATGGGACCCTGAGCTGCACTTTTGAACCTGACATCAAACTCAACGGCATCGTCATCCAGTGGCTGAAAGAAGGCATCAAAGGTTTGGTCCACGAGTTCAAAGAAGGCAAAGATGACCTCTCACAGCAGCATGAGATGTTCAGAGGCCGCACAGCAGTGTTTGCCGATCAGGTGGTAGTTGGCAATGCTTCCCTGAGACTGAAAAACGTGCAGCTCACGGATGCTGGCACCTACACATGTTACATCCGCACCTCGAAAGGCAAGGGGAATGCAAACCTTGAGTATAAGACCGGAG CCTTCAGTATGCCAGAGATAAATGTGGACTATAATGCCAGTTCAGAGAGTTTACGCTGTGAGGCTCCTCGGTGGTTCCCCcagcccacagtggcctgggcatCTCAAGTCGACCAAGGAGCCAACTTCTCAGAAGTCTCCAACACCAGCTTTGAGTTGAACTCTGAGAATGTGACCATGAAGGTCGTATCTGTGCTCTACAATGTCACAATCAACAACACATACTCCTGTATGATTGAAAACGACATTGCCAAAGCTACCGGGGACATCAAAGTGACAG attcagaggtcaAAAGGCGTAGTCAGCTGCAGCTGCTGAACTCCGGGCCTTCcctgtgtgtttcttcttctgcCTTTGCGGCTGGCTGGGCATTCCTATCTCTCTCCTGTTGCCTGATGCTAAGATGA